Proteins co-encoded in one Medicago truncatula cultivar Jemalong A17 chromosome 8, MtrunA17r5.0-ANR, whole genome shotgun sequence genomic window:
- the LOC11443950 gene encoding putative acyl-activating enzyme 19 isoform X5, protein MTSETPYCCISHEFFQTATANPNKIAVIHASGVANLSRQNSTSPNFNQDFTTLLQQRVDSTSPPFYHGDRSFTYSQLLDSIRSLSSRLSSILHGAHDPHLITAKSQGNDGVHREEGTVQKSESLKNVKPRAESNVNSIEEYKPKIVGIYMPPSVEYIIAVLSVLRCGEAFLPLDPFWPNERILSVASSSNVDLIIGSQSSFSKSNLDRLDESHWLVKLISCPILRYSIEENLQECSSSTDFACHCSNEKKRSFCYLMYTSGSSGKPKGVCGTEQGLSNRFLWMQGMYPLTGQELLLFKSSISFIDHLQEFLSSILTACVLIIPPFSELKENVYSIIDFLQAYSVNRLTAVPSLIRTILPVLQTHTDLRIESSLKLLVLSGETFPYTLWETLSTILPKTSILNLYGSTEIFHDALLVEKLCNDDDFFIMGGNSLSAAHVAHNLGIDLRFLYYYPSPFKLCMALLHKRGSCSLHNRLDNCLQLDTDIQNNDFSSNLTESSFPLESRMIPKDKVDVLFPFKRLKRGSTDVVTSGGDEPFPWHSLAIFSSSSFSRCNKVLYKGQTSVMDTHQTTWSSNVPRGSRGHMKSFWKVYMESCVDASPMVVSKGSDLYLFIGSHSHKFLCINVRSGSMQWEIKLEGRIECTAAIVSDFSQVVVGCYMGKIYFLDFWNGHICWIFQTSGEVKSQPIVDTCRQLIWCGSYDHTLYALDYKNHCCVYKLSCGGSIYGSPAIDEVRGLLYVASTGGRITAVSISGSPFSILWLLELEVPVFGSLAVTKNGTVICCLVDGHVLALDPNGSIVWKKTTGGPIFAGPCIPSVNPHEVLVCCRNGSVYSFKLEKGDLIWEYNVGDPITASAYVDEHLQLEADASHTSDRLICACSSSGGIHILRVNTNFSENTNHLKSEVEEFARLKLPGDIFSSPLMIGGRIFVGCRDDYLYCVALEIPKQHESQNLV, encoded by the exons ATGACCTCAGAAACACCGTATTGCTGCATTTCACACGAATTCTTCCAAACAGCCACCGCAAACCCAAACAAAATCGCCGTAATCCACGCTTCCGGCGTCGCCAACCTTTCCCGCCAAAATTCCACCTCCCCAAACTTCAACCAAGACTTCACCACGCTCTTACAACAGCGCGTCGATTCCACCTCCCCGCCGTTCTACCACGGTGACCGTTCTTTCACTTACTCTCAACTCTTAGACTCCATTCGTTCTCTTAGTTCTCGTCTAAGCTCTATTCTTCATGGTGCTCATGACCCGCACCTGATTACAGCCAAATCTCAAG GTAATGATGGTGTCCACCGTGAAGAGGGAACTGTTCAGAAATCCGAGTCCTTGAAAAATGTCAAGCCTAGGGCAGAATCAAATGTTAACTCCATTGAAGAGTATAAGCCAAAGATAGTGGGAATTTATATGCCTCCTTCTGTTGAATATATTATTGCCGTTCTCTCAGTATTGAGGTGTGGGGAAGCCTTCTTGCCTTTGGATCCGTTTTGGCCAAACGAAAGGATACTGTCAGTTGCTTCTTCTTCAAATGTTGATCTCATTATAGGGTCCCAATCTTCATTTAGTAAAAGTAACTTGGACCGGCTTGATGAATCGCATTGGCTGGTAAAGTTAATTAGTTGTCCTATTTTGAGATACTCCATTGAAGAAAATCTTCAAGAATGTAGTTCTTCAACAGATTTCGCATGTCATTGTTccaatgaaaagaaaagatcTTTTTGTTATCTGATGTATACTTCTGGTTCATCTGGAAAGCCTAAAGGAGTGTGTGGCACCGAACAAG GTCTTTCAAACCGCTTTTTATGGATGCAAGGAATGTATCCTTTGACGGGGCAGGAGCTATTGTTGTTTAAGTCGTCAATTAGCTTCATCGACCACCTCCAAGAATTTCTCAGCTCTATTTTGACTGCTTGTGTATTAATTATTCCTCCTTTCAGCGAGCTCAAAGAAAATGTTTATTCTATAATAGATTTTCTACAG GCTTATTCTGTTAATAGGCTTACGGCTGTTCCATCACTAATACGGACAATTCTTCCTGTATTGCAAACTCACACCGACTTGCGTATCGAAAGTTCACTGAAATTGCTTGTGCTAAGTGGTGAAACTTTTCCTTACACCTTGTGGGAGACGCTTTCAACTATATTACCAAAGACATCAATCTTGAACTTATATGGAAGTACCGAG ATATTTCACGATGCTTTGCTGGTTGAAAAGTTATGCAATGACGATGATTTCTTTATTATGGGTGGCAACTCTCTATCTGCTGCACATGTTGCTCACAATTTGGGGATTGACTTGAGATTTCTTTACTACTATCCATCTCCTTTTAAGCTTTGTATGGCTCTTCTCCATAAAAGAGGATCATGCTCTTTGCATAATAGGTTGGATAATTGTTTGCAATTAGACACCGACATACAAAATAACGATTTTTCTTCCAATCTTACTGAAAGTTCATTTCCTCTTGAGTCAAGGATGATTCCCAAAGATAAAGTTGATGTTTTGTTCCCTTTTAAGCGATTAAAAAGGGGTTCTACAGATGTTGTTACATCAGGGGGAGATGAACCGTTTCCTTGGCATTCCCTTGCAATATTCTCATCATCTTCATTTAGCCGCTGCAACAAGGTGTTGTATAAAGGGCAAACTTCTGTAATGGATACACACCAAACAACTTGGTCATCCAATGTTCCAAGAGGAAGCAGAGGTCACATGAAGAGCTTTTGGAAAGTTTACATGGAATCTTGTGTTGATGCTTCACCCATGGTTGTCTCAAAAGGATCAGATTTGTATTTATTCATTGGATCTCACTCACACAAATTTCTCTGCATAAATGTTAGAAG TGGTTCTATGCAGTGGGAGATCAAACTAGAAGGTCGGATTGAATGTACAGCAGCGATTGTTTCTGATTTTTCCCAG GTAGTTGTTGGATGTTACATGGGGAAAATctattttcttgatttttggAATGGACACATCTGTTGGATTTTTCAAACATCTGGTGAG GTTAAATCACAGCCAATTGTAGACACATGCAGACAATTGATCTG GTGTGGCTCGTATGATCATACCTTATACGCTCTCGATTACAAAAATCATTGTTGTGTCTATAAGCTGTCATGTGGAGGCAGTATATACGGATCACCTGCAATTGATGAG GTTCGTGGCTTGCTTTATGTGGCCTCTACTGGTGGTCGTATAACAGCGGTATCAATATCA GGTTCGCCATTTAGTATACTGTGGCTACTTGAATTAGAAGTTCCCGTGTTTGGTTCTCTGGCTGTCACCAAAAATGGAACTG TAATATGTTGCTTGGTAGATGGCCATGTTCTTGCATTGGATCCCAACGGATCTATAGTTTGGAAG AAAACAACTGGTGGTCCAATATTTGCTGGCCCGTGCATACCTTCTGTTAATCCTCACGAG GTGCTTGTATGTTGCAGAAATGGAAGTGTGTACTCATTCAAACTG GAAAAGGGAGATCTAATATGGGAATACAACGTTGGAGATCCAATTACTGCATCTGCTTATGTTGACGAGCACTTGCAGCTGGAGGCTGATGCCTCCCACACTTCAGACAG GTTAATTTGTGCTTGTTCTAGTTCTGGAGGCATACACATTCTTCGAGTGAACACAAATTTCTCCGAAAATACAAATCATCTAAAAAGCGAggtggaagagtttgcaagactTAAGTTGCCGGGGGATATATTCTCTTCACCTTTAATGATAGGTGGCCGGATTTTTGTTGGCTGTAGAGATGACTACTTGTACTGTGTTGCTCTAGAAATTCCAAAGCAACATGAAAGTCAAAACCTTGTCTAG
- the LOC11443950 gene encoding putative acyl-activating enzyme 19 isoform X1, producing MTSETPYCCISHEFFQTATANPNKIAVIHASGVANLSRQNSTSPNFNQDFTTLLQQRVDSTSPPFYHGDRSFTYSQLLDSIRSLSSRLSSILHGAHDPHLITAKSQGNDGVHREEGTVQKSESLKNVKPRAESNVNSIEEYKPKIVGIYMPPSVEYIIAVLSVLRCGEAFLPLDPFWPNERILSVASSSNVDLIIGSQSSFSKSNLDRLDESHWLVKLISCPILRYSIEENLQECSSSTDFACHCSNEKKRSFCYLMYTSGSSGKPKGVCGTEQGLSNRFLWMQGMYPLTGQELLLFKSSISFIDHLQEFLSSILTACVLIIPPFSELKENVYSIIDFLQAYSVNRLTAVPSLIRTILPVLQTHTDLRIESSLKLLVLSGETFPYTLWETLSTILPKTSILNLYGSTEVSGDCTYFDCKRIPLVLKEEMLTSVPIGLPITNCNVVLIGENGAPNEGELYVGGSCIFRGYYDESDIMSEGFVKLPQNYGCENSVDVFQSELYFRTGDLVKQLPSGDFIFLGRKDRIVKVHGQRISLEEVENLLREHPNINDAAVVCRNLQAELVFIEAFIILKDKQQLGELLVPAIRSWMINKLPSVWLPNRFIFTESFPISSSGKVNYELLVSSALLTKSVKDKVGNISCSNLLQLIKKIFHDALLVEKLCNDDDFFIMGGNSLSAAHVAHNLGIDLRFLYYYPSPFKLCMALLHKRGSCSLHNRLDNCLQLDTDIQNNDFSSNLTESSFPLESRMIPKDKVDVLFPFKRLKRGSTDVVTSGGDEPFPWHSLAIFSSSSFSRCNKVLYKGQTSVMDTHQTTWSSNVPRGSRGHMKSFWKVYMESCVDASPMVVSKGSDLYLFIGSHSHKFLCINVRSGSMQWEIKLEGRIECTAAIVSDFSQVVVGCYMGKIYFLDFWNGHICWIFQTSGEVKSQPIVDTCRQLIWCGSYDHTLYALDYKNHCCVYKLSCGGSIYGSPAIDEVRGLLYVASTGGRITAVSISGSPFSILWLLELEVPVFGSLAVTKNGTVICCLVDGHVLALDPNGSIVWKKTTGGPIFAGPCIPSVNPHEVLVCCRNGSVYSFKLEKGDLIWEYNVGDPITASAYVDEHLQLEADASHTSDRLICACSSSGGIHILRVNTNFSENTNHLKSEVEEFARLKLPGDIFSSPLMIGGRIFVGCRDDYLYCVALEIPKQHESQNLV from the exons ATGACCTCAGAAACACCGTATTGCTGCATTTCACACGAATTCTTCCAAACAGCCACCGCAAACCCAAACAAAATCGCCGTAATCCACGCTTCCGGCGTCGCCAACCTTTCCCGCCAAAATTCCACCTCCCCAAACTTCAACCAAGACTTCACCACGCTCTTACAACAGCGCGTCGATTCCACCTCCCCGCCGTTCTACCACGGTGACCGTTCTTTCACTTACTCTCAACTCTTAGACTCCATTCGTTCTCTTAGTTCTCGTCTAAGCTCTATTCTTCATGGTGCTCATGACCCGCACCTGATTACAGCCAAATCTCAAG GTAATGATGGTGTCCACCGTGAAGAGGGAACTGTTCAGAAATCCGAGTCCTTGAAAAATGTCAAGCCTAGGGCAGAATCAAATGTTAACTCCATTGAAGAGTATAAGCCAAAGATAGTGGGAATTTATATGCCTCCTTCTGTTGAATATATTATTGCCGTTCTCTCAGTATTGAGGTGTGGGGAAGCCTTCTTGCCTTTGGATCCGTTTTGGCCAAACGAAAGGATACTGTCAGTTGCTTCTTCTTCAAATGTTGATCTCATTATAGGGTCCCAATCTTCATTTAGTAAAAGTAACTTGGACCGGCTTGATGAATCGCATTGGCTGGTAAAGTTAATTAGTTGTCCTATTTTGAGATACTCCATTGAAGAAAATCTTCAAGAATGTAGTTCTTCAACAGATTTCGCATGTCATTGTTccaatgaaaagaaaagatcTTTTTGTTATCTGATGTATACTTCTGGTTCATCTGGAAAGCCTAAAGGAGTGTGTGGCACCGAACAAG GTCTTTCAAACCGCTTTTTATGGATGCAAGGAATGTATCCTTTGACGGGGCAGGAGCTATTGTTGTTTAAGTCGTCAATTAGCTTCATCGACCACCTCCAAGAATTTCTCAGCTCTATTTTGACTGCTTGTGTATTAATTATTCCTCCTTTCAGCGAGCTCAAAGAAAATGTTTATTCTATAATAGATTTTCTACAG GCTTATTCTGTTAATAGGCTTACGGCTGTTCCATCACTAATACGGACAATTCTTCCTGTATTGCAAACTCACACCGACTTGCGTATCGAAAGTTCACTGAAATTGCTTGTGCTAAGTGGTGAAACTTTTCCTTACACCTTGTGGGAGACGCTTTCAACTATATTACCAAAGACATCAATCTTGAACTTATATGGAAGTACCGAG GTCTCCGGCGATTGTACATATTTTGATTGCAAGAGGATACCATTGGTTTTGAAGgaagaaatgctaacaagtgttccAATAGGTTTACCAATTACTAACTGCAATGTAGTGCTTATTGGTGAAAACGGTGCACCAAATGAGGGTGAGCTATATGTTGGTGGTTCTTGCATATTTAGGGGTTACTACGATGAATCTGATATAATGTCTGAAGGATTTGTAAAATTGCCTCAAAATTATGGTTGTGAAAATTCTGTTGATGTTTTCCAAAGCGAATTATACTTTAGAACTGGTGATTTAGTCAAACAGTTGCCAAGTGGTGATTTTATATTCTTGGGAAGAAAAGACCGTATTGTAAAAGTCCATGGGCAACGTATTTCCCTGGAAGAAGTTGAAAATTTGTTAAGGGAACATCCAAATATAAATGATGCTGCTGTAGTTTGTCGAAATCTTCAAGCAGAGCTTGTGTTTATTGAAGCCTTTATAATATTGAAGGACAAACAACAACTGGGTGAGTTATTGGTACCTGCAATCAGAAGTTGGATGATTAACAAACTTCCATCAGTTTGGCTCCCCAACCGTTTCATCTTTACAGAATCATTTCCCATCTCTTCTAGTGGCAAGGTTAATTATGAGTTGTTGGTTAGCTCAGCATTATTGACCAAGAGTGTCAAGGATAAAGTTGGTAATATTAGCTGCAGCAATCTTCTGCAACTTATTAAAAAG ATATTTCACGATGCTTTGCTGGTTGAAAAGTTATGCAATGACGATGATTTCTTTATTATGGGTGGCAACTCTCTATCTGCTGCACATGTTGCTCACAATTTGGGGATTGACTTGAGATTTCTTTACTACTATCCATCTCCTTTTAAGCTTTGTATGGCTCTTCTCCATAAAAGAGGATCATGCTCTTTGCATAATAGGTTGGATAATTGTTTGCAATTAGACACCGACATACAAAATAACGATTTTTCTTCCAATCTTACTGAAAGTTCATTTCCTCTTGAGTCAAGGATGATTCCCAAAGATAAAGTTGATGTTTTGTTCCCTTTTAAGCGATTAAAAAGGGGTTCTACAGATGTTGTTACATCAGGGGGAGATGAACCGTTTCCTTGGCATTCCCTTGCAATATTCTCATCATCTTCATTTAGCCGCTGCAACAAGGTGTTGTATAAAGGGCAAACTTCTGTAATGGATACACACCAAACAACTTGGTCATCCAATGTTCCAAGAGGAAGCAGAGGTCACATGAAGAGCTTTTGGAAAGTTTACATGGAATCTTGTGTTGATGCTTCACCCATGGTTGTCTCAAAAGGATCAGATTTGTATTTATTCATTGGATCTCACTCACACAAATTTCTCTGCATAAATGTTAGAAG TGGTTCTATGCAGTGGGAGATCAAACTAGAAGGTCGGATTGAATGTACAGCAGCGATTGTTTCTGATTTTTCCCAG GTAGTTGTTGGATGTTACATGGGGAAAATctattttcttgatttttggAATGGACACATCTGTTGGATTTTTCAAACATCTGGTGAG GTTAAATCACAGCCAATTGTAGACACATGCAGACAATTGATCTG GTGTGGCTCGTATGATCATACCTTATACGCTCTCGATTACAAAAATCATTGTTGTGTCTATAAGCTGTCATGTGGAGGCAGTATATACGGATCACCTGCAATTGATGAG GTTCGTGGCTTGCTTTATGTGGCCTCTACTGGTGGTCGTATAACAGCGGTATCAATATCA GGTTCGCCATTTAGTATACTGTGGCTACTTGAATTAGAAGTTCCCGTGTTTGGTTCTCTGGCTGTCACCAAAAATGGAACTG TAATATGTTGCTTGGTAGATGGCCATGTTCTTGCATTGGATCCCAACGGATCTATAGTTTGGAAG AAAACAACTGGTGGTCCAATATTTGCTGGCCCGTGCATACCTTCTGTTAATCCTCACGAG GTGCTTGTATGTTGCAGAAATGGAAGTGTGTACTCATTCAAACTG GAAAAGGGAGATCTAATATGGGAATACAACGTTGGAGATCCAATTACTGCATCTGCTTATGTTGACGAGCACTTGCAGCTGGAGGCTGATGCCTCCCACACTTCAGACAG GTTAATTTGTGCTTGTTCTAGTTCTGGAGGCATACACATTCTTCGAGTGAACACAAATTTCTCCGAAAATACAAATCATCTAAAAAGCGAggtggaagagtttgcaagactTAAGTTGCCGGGGGATATATTCTCTTCACCTTTAATGATAGGTGGCCGGATTTTTGTTGGCTGTAGAGATGACTACTTGTACTGTGTTGCTCTAGAAATTCCAAAGCAACATGAAAGTCAAAACCTTGTCTAG
- the LOC11443950 gene encoding putative acyl-activating enzyme 19 isoform X2, with product MTSETPYCCISHEFFQTATANPNKIAVIHASGVANLSRQNSTSPNFNQDFTTLLQQRVDSTSPPFYHGDRSFTYSQLLDSIRSLSSRLSSILHGAHDPHLITAKSQGNDGVHREEGTVQKSESLKNVKPRAESNVNSIEEYKPKIVGIYMPPSVEYIIAVLSVLRCGEAFLPLDPFWPNERILSVASSSNVDLIIGSQSSFSKSNLDRLDESHWLVKLISCPILRYSIEENLQECSSSTDFACHCSNEKKRSFCYLMYTSGSSGKPKGVCGTEQGLSNRFLWMQGMYPLTGQELLLFKSSISFIDHLQEFLSSILTACVLIIPPFSELKENVYSIIDFLQAYSVNRLTAVPSLIRTILPVLQTHTDLRIESSLKLLVLSGETFPYTLWETLSTILPKTSILNLYGSTEVSGDCTYFDCKRIPLVLKEEMLTSVPIGLPITNCNVVLIGENGAPNEGELYVGGSCIFRGYYDESDIMSEGFVKLPQNYGCENSVDVFQSELYFRTGDLVKQLPSGDFIFLGRKDRIVKVHGQRISLEEVENLLREHPNINDAAVVCRNLQAELVFIEAFIILKDKQQLGELLVPAIRSWMINKLPSVWLPNRFIFTESFPISSSGKVNYELLVSSALLTKSVKDKVGNISCSNLLQLIKKIFHDALLVEKLCNDDDFFIMGGNSLSAAHVAHNLGIDLRFLYYYPSPFKLCMALLHKRGSCSLHNRLDNCLQLDTDIQNNDFSSNLTESSFPLESRMIPKDKVDVLFPFKRLKRGSTDVVTSGGDEPFPWHSLAIFSSSSFSRCNKVLYKGQTSVMDTHQTTWSSNVPRGSRGHMKSFWKVYMESCVDASPMVVSKGSDLYLFIGSHSHKFLCINVRSGSMQWEIKLEGRIECTAAIVSDFSQVVVGCYMGKIYFLDFWNGHICWIFQTSGEVKSQPIVDTCRQLIWCGSYDHTLYALDYKNHCCVYKLSCGGSIYGSPAIDEVRGLLYVASTGGRITAVSISGSPFSILWLLELEVPVFGSLAVTKNGTVICCLVDGHVLALDPNGSIVWKVLVCCRNGSVYSFKLEKGDLIWEYNVGDPITASAYVDEHLQLEADASHTSDRLICACSSSGGIHILRVNTNFSENTNHLKSEVEEFARLKLPGDIFSSPLMIGGRIFVGCRDDYLYCVALEIPKQHESQNLV from the exons ATGACCTCAGAAACACCGTATTGCTGCATTTCACACGAATTCTTCCAAACAGCCACCGCAAACCCAAACAAAATCGCCGTAATCCACGCTTCCGGCGTCGCCAACCTTTCCCGCCAAAATTCCACCTCCCCAAACTTCAACCAAGACTTCACCACGCTCTTACAACAGCGCGTCGATTCCACCTCCCCGCCGTTCTACCACGGTGACCGTTCTTTCACTTACTCTCAACTCTTAGACTCCATTCGTTCTCTTAGTTCTCGTCTAAGCTCTATTCTTCATGGTGCTCATGACCCGCACCTGATTACAGCCAAATCTCAAG GTAATGATGGTGTCCACCGTGAAGAGGGAACTGTTCAGAAATCCGAGTCCTTGAAAAATGTCAAGCCTAGGGCAGAATCAAATGTTAACTCCATTGAAGAGTATAAGCCAAAGATAGTGGGAATTTATATGCCTCCTTCTGTTGAATATATTATTGCCGTTCTCTCAGTATTGAGGTGTGGGGAAGCCTTCTTGCCTTTGGATCCGTTTTGGCCAAACGAAAGGATACTGTCAGTTGCTTCTTCTTCAAATGTTGATCTCATTATAGGGTCCCAATCTTCATTTAGTAAAAGTAACTTGGACCGGCTTGATGAATCGCATTGGCTGGTAAAGTTAATTAGTTGTCCTATTTTGAGATACTCCATTGAAGAAAATCTTCAAGAATGTAGTTCTTCAACAGATTTCGCATGTCATTGTTccaatgaaaagaaaagatcTTTTTGTTATCTGATGTATACTTCTGGTTCATCTGGAAAGCCTAAAGGAGTGTGTGGCACCGAACAAG GTCTTTCAAACCGCTTTTTATGGATGCAAGGAATGTATCCTTTGACGGGGCAGGAGCTATTGTTGTTTAAGTCGTCAATTAGCTTCATCGACCACCTCCAAGAATTTCTCAGCTCTATTTTGACTGCTTGTGTATTAATTATTCCTCCTTTCAGCGAGCTCAAAGAAAATGTTTATTCTATAATAGATTTTCTACAG GCTTATTCTGTTAATAGGCTTACGGCTGTTCCATCACTAATACGGACAATTCTTCCTGTATTGCAAACTCACACCGACTTGCGTATCGAAAGTTCACTGAAATTGCTTGTGCTAAGTGGTGAAACTTTTCCTTACACCTTGTGGGAGACGCTTTCAACTATATTACCAAAGACATCAATCTTGAACTTATATGGAAGTACCGAG GTCTCCGGCGATTGTACATATTTTGATTGCAAGAGGATACCATTGGTTTTGAAGgaagaaatgctaacaagtgttccAATAGGTTTACCAATTACTAACTGCAATGTAGTGCTTATTGGTGAAAACGGTGCACCAAATGAGGGTGAGCTATATGTTGGTGGTTCTTGCATATTTAGGGGTTACTACGATGAATCTGATATAATGTCTGAAGGATTTGTAAAATTGCCTCAAAATTATGGTTGTGAAAATTCTGTTGATGTTTTCCAAAGCGAATTATACTTTAGAACTGGTGATTTAGTCAAACAGTTGCCAAGTGGTGATTTTATATTCTTGGGAAGAAAAGACCGTATTGTAAAAGTCCATGGGCAACGTATTTCCCTGGAAGAAGTTGAAAATTTGTTAAGGGAACATCCAAATATAAATGATGCTGCTGTAGTTTGTCGAAATCTTCAAGCAGAGCTTGTGTTTATTGAAGCCTTTATAATATTGAAGGACAAACAACAACTGGGTGAGTTATTGGTACCTGCAATCAGAAGTTGGATGATTAACAAACTTCCATCAGTTTGGCTCCCCAACCGTTTCATCTTTACAGAATCATTTCCCATCTCTTCTAGTGGCAAGGTTAATTATGAGTTGTTGGTTAGCTCAGCATTATTGACCAAGAGTGTCAAGGATAAAGTTGGTAATATTAGCTGCAGCAATCTTCTGCAACTTATTAAAAAG ATATTTCACGATGCTTTGCTGGTTGAAAAGTTATGCAATGACGATGATTTCTTTATTATGGGTGGCAACTCTCTATCTGCTGCACATGTTGCTCACAATTTGGGGATTGACTTGAGATTTCTTTACTACTATCCATCTCCTTTTAAGCTTTGTATGGCTCTTCTCCATAAAAGAGGATCATGCTCTTTGCATAATAGGTTGGATAATTGTTTGCAATTAGACACCGACATACAAAATAACGATTTTTCTTCCAATCTTACTGAAAGTTCATTTCCTCTTGAGTCAAGGATGATTCCCAAAGATAAAGTTGATGTTTTGTTCCCTTTTAAGCGATTAAAAAGGGGTTCTACAGATGTTGTTACATCAGGGGGAGATGAACCGTTTCCTTGGCATTCCCTTGCAATATTCTCATCATCTTCATTTAGCCGCTGCAACAAGGTGTTGTATAAAGGGCAAACTTCTGTAATGGATACACACCAAACAACTTGGTCATCCAATGTTCCAAGAGGAAGCAGAGGTCACATGAAGAGCTTTTGGAAAGTTTACATGGAATCTTGTGTTGATGCTTCACCCATGGTTGTCTCAAAAGGATCAGATTTGTATTTATTCATTGGATCTCACTCACACAAATTTCTCTGCATAAATGTTAGAAG TGGTTCTATGCAGTGGGAGATCAAACTAGAAGGTCGGATTGAATGTACAGCAGCGATTGTTTCTGATTTTTCCCAG GTAGTTGTTGGATGTTACATGGGGAAAATctattttcttgatttttggAATGGACACATCTGTTGGATTTTTCAAACATCTGGTGAG GTTAAATCACAGCCAATTGTAGACACATGCAGACAATTGATCTG GTGTGGCTCGTATGATCATACCTTATACGCTCTCGATTACAAAAATCATTGTTGTGTCTATAAGCTGTCATGTGGAGGCAGTATATACGGATCACCTGCAATTGATGAG GTTCGTGGCTTGCTTTATGTGGCCTCTACTGGTGGTCGTATAACAGCGGTATCAATATCA GGTTCGCCATTTAGTATACTGTGGCTACTTGAATTAGAAGTTCCCGTGTTTGGTTCTCTGGCTGTCACCAAAAATGGAACTG TAATATGTTGCTTGGTAGATGGCCATGTTCTTGCATTGGATCCCAACGGATCTATAGTTTGGAAG GTGCTTGTATGTTGCAGAAATGGAAGTGTGTACTCATTCAAACTG GAAAAGGGAGATCTAATATGGGAATACAACGTTGGAGATCCAATTACTGCATCTGCTTATGTTGACGAGCACTTGCAGCTGGAGGCTGATGCCTCCCACACTTCAGACAG GTTAATTTGTGCTTGTTCTAGTTCTGGAGGCATACACATTCTTCGAGTGAACACAAATTTCTCCGAAAATACAAATCATCTAAAAAGCGAggtggaagagtttgcaagactTAAGTTGCCGGGGGATATATTCTCTTCACCTTTAATGATAGGTGGCCGGATTTTTGTTGGCTGTAGAGATGACTACTTGTACTGTGTTGCTCTAGAAATTCCAAAGCAACATGAAAGTCAAAACCTTGTCTAG